From Seriola aureovittata isolate HTS-2021-v1 ecotype China chromosome 20, ASM2101889v1, whole genome shotgun sequence, a single genomic window includes:
- the hhatlb gene encoding hedgehog acyltransferase like, b isoform X1, with amino-acid sequence MGIKAALPKYEIYFYNTVLCLAMFWAASWIFEVSSSNANRKTFKPTVKPGWYYFGRKMDTADFEWMMWFSTFREHILFALSGHVLFAKICSMLAPQHRSLVYMVYGLLAVWVSMGWTYVTLILSHCILLYSISLVKIRWLCFVTGLFTLATFKCEPFVSWQAGFVEGDFELRNVLFYGGCGFTIMRCMSFALENCERKDGNYNILELLKYNFYLPFFYFGPIMTFDKFYVQANKSDLTRKEREMWNISLQGLINLGVVIVVDVLFHFMYILTIPTDMKLLKHLSDWALVGLAYFNLVYDWVKAAVMFGVINTVSRLDHLDPPKPPKCITMLYVFAETHFDRGINDWLCKYVYDYLGGKHENVLEELVATLCTFGVTILWLGPCEVVLIWAFFNCFGLNFELWTAKLFSMEPFASFEMAMSEAMSRRIRAVFNTFNFWSIVLYNILALNSLDFAKLVTKRLLLRGFPITTIIVMFMTYCLIQVIKERERRQALIDDPDPLPPAPPPNATPSPTSAPAAAASAQPVADPSKEKAE; translated from the exons aTGGGGATCAAAGCTGCACTTCCCAAATATGAGATCTACTTCTACAACACTGTGCTCTGTCTGGCCATGTTCTGGGCCGCGAGCTGGATCTTTGAGGTGTCCAGTT CCAATGCAAACAGAAAGACATTCAAACCCACTGTAAAACCGGGGTGGTACTACTTTGGGAGGAAAATG GATACAGCTGATTTTGAGTGGATGATGTGGTTTTCCACATTCAGAGAGCACATCCTGTTTGCTCTCTCCGGTCATGTGCTGTTCGCCAAGATCTGCTCCATGCTGGCTCCACAG CACAGGTCCTTGGTCTACATGGTGTATGGACTCCTGGCCGTGTGGGTCAGTATGGGCTGGACCTACGTCACGCTCATCCTGTCCCACTGTATCCTGCTCTACAGCATCTCCTTAGTGAAAATCCGCTGGCTTTGCTTTGTCACTGGTCTGTTTACCCTCGCTACATTCAAGTGTGAACCCTTCGTGTCCTGGCAG GCTGGATTTGTGGAGGGGGACTTCGAGCTGCGTAACGTTCTCTTCTATGGAGGTTGCGGGTTTACGATCATGCGCTGCATGAGCTTTGCTCTGGAGAACTGTGAAAGGAAAGATGGGAACTACAACATCCTGGAGCTGCTCAAGTACAACTTCTACCTCCCCTTCTTCTATTTCGGGCCCATCATGACCTTTGATAAATTTTATGTTCAA gCCAACAAGTCGGACCTGACGAGGAAAGAGCGGGAGATGTGGAATATCAGTCTGCAGGGCCTGATCAACCTGGGGGTCGTGATTGTAGTGGACGTCCTCTTCCATTTCATGTACATCCTCACCATCCCCACCGACATGAAGCTGCTGAAACACCTCTCTGACTGGGCTCTAG TGGGTCTAGCCTACTTTAACTTGGTGTATGACTGGGTAAAAGCAGCTGTCATGTTTGGAGTCATCAACACAGTATCCAGACTGGATCATCTGGACCCTCCCAAGCCACCAAAGTGCATCACTATGCTCTATGTGTTTGCTGAAAC CCACTTTGACAGAGGAATCAATGACTGGCTGTGCAA GTATGTGTATGATTACCTGGGTGGAAAGCATGAGAATGTGTTGGAGGAGCTGGTGGCTACACTGTGCACCTTTGGCGTTACCATCCTCTGGCTGGGACCCTGCGAGGTGGTGCTGATCTGGGCTTTCTTTAACTGCTTTGGCCTCAACTTTGAGCTGTGGACTGCCAAGCTCTTCTCCATGGAGCCTTTTGCTTCTTTCGAG atgGCAATGTCAGAAGCAATGTCCCGCAGGATTAGAGCCGTCTTCAATACTTTCAACTTCTGGAGTATTGTTTTGTACAACATCCTGGCACTGAACAGTTTGGACTTTGCTAAGTTGGTCACCAAACGGCTGCTTCTCAGag GCTTCCCTATAACCACCATCATCGTCATGTTTATGACCTACTGCCTGATTCAAGTGATCAAGGAGCGAGAGAGGAGACAGGCCCTTATCGATGATCCtgatcctcttcctcctgccccCCCTCCAAATGCCACCCCCAGCCCGACCAgtgctccagctgcagctgcctCTGCTCAGCCAGTCGCAGATCCCAGCAAGGAAAAAGCAGAGTAG
- the zbtb47b gene encoding zinc finger and BTB domain-containing protein 47 — MLIVEKTTDFPSAEFSLVEDVALHFTCLMDRLNEQRLFQPDLCDVDIVLVRQRSTFPAHKGVLAAYSPFFHSLFAQSKQLRRVDLSLDALTSQGLQQILNFIYTSKLLVSSRTVRDVLNAATLLQMSDIAASCRDLISSHSLRTTCVDMANQEGLGSSDPAAVAIPPSQLYREIKQESELGRVYTREGSSPFSVRVEEAGKTPSQQKQYYQKEEGTGGGAGTGALCKVEGNGEESKTADSHSSFNRDQIIVEVNLNNQTLNVSKGSEGKSATTTETATMFGRCHDNQRDSEDDEENEAENDDAVEEDEDDLKRGDILGQSSEEEDEEEDEEEEENTLNIPGLEQTAIMDRPRRGTRALAMAGTTASMRQTLAEATRANQRPGGKRTLDAEGLGQKVRLEEKQHFPCKKCPRVFNNRWYLEKHMNVTHNRMQICNNCGKRFLLESELLLHQQTDCEKSIQCVTCGKAFKKLWSLHEHNKIVHGYAEKKFSCEICEKKFYTMAHVRKHMVAHTKDMPFTCETCGKSFKRSMSLKVHSLQHSGEKPFKCENCSERFQYKYQLRSHMSIHIGHKQFMCQWCGKDFNMKQYFDEHMKTHTGEKPYICEICGKSFTSRPNMKRHRRTHTGEKPYPCEVCGQRFRFSNMLKAHREKCFRVSNPMVTDGNDPLGLDQPLASPAVDSSGQVQLGTVLPATSVTTPAAASSPHPLHGTQLSLPLLHPMGGLPPTPHLPPPPPLFSAGRMNSNN; from the exons CTCATAGTGGAGAAGACCACAGACTTCCCCTCTGCTGAGTTCTCTCTGGTGGAGGATGTGGCTCTGCACTTCACCTGTTTGATGGACAGGCTGAATGAGCAGCGCCTCTTCCAGCCTGACCTGTGTGACGTCGACATAGTTCTGGTGCGTCAGCGCAGCACCTTCCCGGCCCACAAGGGCGTGCTGGCAGCCTACAGCCCTTTCTTCCACTCCCTTTTCGCCCAAAGCAAACAGCTGCGGCGGGTGGACCTGTCGTTGGACGCCCTGACCTCGCAGGGCCTGCAGCAAATCCTCAACTTCATCTACACCTCCAAACTGCTGGTGAGCAGCCGCACTGTCCGCGACGTGCTGAACGCGGCTACCCTGCTTCAGATGAGCGACATTGCAGCCTCCTGTCGCGACCTCATCAGCAGCCACTCGCTGAGAACCACCTGTGTAGATATGGCCAATCAGGAAGGGCTCGGCAGCAGTGACCCGGCTGCTGTAGCGATCCCCCCCAGCCAGCTGTACCGGGAGATCAAACAGGAGTCAGAGCTAGGCAGGGTGTACACAAGGGAGGGCAGCAGCCCATTTTCTGTTAgagtggaggaggcaggaaAGACGCCCTCCCAGCAGAAGCAGTACTACCAGAAAGAGgaggggacagggggcggggctggCACAGGTGCTTTGTGCAAAGTAGAAGGTAATGGGGAGGAGTCAAAGACAGCAGATAGCCACTCCTCCTTCAACAGAGATCAGATCATCGTTGAAGTCAACCTCAACAACCAGACCCTTAATGTGTCGAAGGGATCAGAGGGCAAATCGGCTACCACCACAGAGACAGCCACCATGTTTGGCCGTTGCCATGACAACCAGAGAGATtcagaggatgatgaggagaaTGAGGCAGAGAATGATGATGCAGTtgaagaagatgaggatgacCTGAAGAGGGGAGATATACTCGGGCAGAGCAgcgaggaggaagatgaagaagaagatgaagaagaggaggagaacacCCTAAACATTCCAGGCTTGGAGCAGACGGCCATAATGGATCGACCTCGACGCGGCACCAGGGCCTTAGCCATGGCGGGAACCACAGCGTCCATGCGGCAGACACTGGCAGAGGCCACGCGGGCCAATCAGCGGCCGGGTGGGAAGAGGACTCTGGACGCAGAGGGCCTGGGCCAGAAGGTGAGGCTGGAGGAGAAGCAACATTTCCCGTGTAAGAAATGCCCTCGCGTCTTCAACAACCGCTGGTATCTGGAAAAGCACATGAACGTCACTCACAACCGCATGCAGATCTGCAATAACTGTGGGAAACGCTTCCTGCTGGAGAgcgagctgctgctgcatcaacaGACTGATTGTGAGAAGAGTATCCAG TGCGTGACGTGTGGCAAGGCCTTCAAGAAGCTGTGGTCGTTACATGAGCACAACAAGATCGTCCATGGCTACGCTGAGAAGAAGTTCTCCTGCGAGATCTGTGAGAAGAAGTTTTACACCATGGCTCATGTCAGGAAGCACATGGTCG cccaTACGAAGGATATGCCGTTCACCTGTGAGACGTGTGGGAAGTCGTTCAAGCGCAGCATGTCCCTGAAGGTTCATTCTCTGCAACACTCGGGAGAGAAACCCTTCAAGTGTGAG AACTGTAGTGAGCGCTTCCAGTATAAATACCAGCTGCGCTCCCACATGAGCATCCACATTGGACACAAGCAGTTTATGTGCCAGTGGTGCGGAAAGGACTTCAACATGAAGCAGTACTTCGACgaacacatgaagacacacactg gagagAAGCCGTACATCTGTGAGATCTGTGGGAAAAGCTTCACGAGCCGGCCCAACATGAAGCGCCACCGCCGCACCCACACTGGAGAAAAGCCGTACCCCTGCGAGGTGTGCGGCCAGCGCTTTCGCTTCTCCAACATGCTCAAGGCCCACAGGGAGAAATGCTTCCGTGTCAGCAACCCCATGGTTACAGACGGCAACGACCCCCTCGGCCTCGACCAGCCCCTGGCCTCGCCTGCCGTGGACTCTTCCGGTCAGGTCCAACTGGGGACAGTGCTTCCCGCTACGTCTGTGACCACACCCGCTGCTGCCTCtagcccccaccccctccatGGCACCCAGTTGTCTCTCCCACTGCTGCACCCCATGGGGGGGCTGCCTCCCACTCCTCATTTacccccaccacctcccctGTTCTCTGCCGGTAGGATGAACTCCAACAACTAA
- the klhl40b gene encoding kelch-like protein 40b, protein MALPINPMDEPRMYQQTLLQDGLYDLLENDKLVDCVLKIKDKEFPCHRLVLCACSSYFRSIFLSDLEESKKREIVLEDVEPGVMGLILKYLYTSKINVTEQNVQDIFAVANVYQIPSIFTVCVSFLQKRLSLSNCLAVFRLGLMLDCPRLAVSARNYACERFQLISRDEEFLQLLPSELAAILTNDNLNVETEEAVFEALINWVSRDAENREKELPGMLDCVRLRLVNEDYLKEKVEKHKLMSSNPELQQKLQLVRDARAGKIPEVKKSKKENGGAEKDGEGEDNEEEEEGLLPGILNDNLRFGMFVRDLILMVNDTGAVAYDPSGNDCFVASLSTQIPKNHTSLVTKENQIFVAGGLFLDEQNKEDPLCSYFLQYDPVSADWLGMPPIPSPRFLFGLAEAENSIFVLGGRELKEQEHTLDSVLVYDRQSFKWGESESIPYPVYGHATISHNDVVYVIGGKGDNKSCLRKMCAYDAKRFEWKELPSMKIARSLFGATVHKDKIYVAAGVTDNGLTDSVEVYDIATKTWSDFVAFPQERSSLNLVSSAGSLYAIGGFAMMPLEDSEEIVPKEMNDIWRYNESERTWNGILREIQYASGSTILGVRLNTLRLTKM, encoded by the exons ATGGCTCTACCTATAAACCCCATGGACGAGCCCAGGATGTACCAGCAGACGCTGCTCCAGGACGGTCTGTACGACTTGCTGGAGAATGACAAGCTGGTCGACTGTGTGCTGAAGATCAAAGACAAGGAGTTCCCCTGCCACCGGCTGGTCCTGTGCGCCTGCAGCTCGTACTTCCGCTCCATCTTTCTATCTGACCTAGAAGAGAGCAAAAAGAGGGAGATTGTCCTTGAGGATGTGGAGCCTGGAGTCATGGGGCTGATCCTCAAGTACCTGTACACCTCCAAAATCAATGTGACGGAGCAGAATGTTCAGGACATCTTCGCTGTGGCTAATGTGTACCAGATCCCTTCGATTTTCACTGTATGTGTCTCTTTCCTACAAAAGCGCCTGAGCCTCAGCAACTGCCTGGCTGTCTTCAGACTTGGCCTGATGCTAGACTGTCCCAGGTTGGCTGTCTCTGCCCGAAACTACGCCTGTGAGCGCTTCCAGCTCATCTCCAGAGATGAGGAGTTCCTTCAGCTGCTCCCCAGCGAGCTGGCAGCCATTTTAACAAACGACAACCTGAACGTAGAGACAGAAGAGGCCGTGTTTGAGGCTTTGATAAACTGGGTGTCCCGGGAtgcagagaacagagagaaagagctgccAGGTATGCTGGATTGCGTTCGTTTGCGTCTGGTCAATGAAGATTACCTGAAAGAAaaagtggagaaacacaaactgatgtCTTCAAATCCTGAGTTGCAGCAGAAACTCCAGCTGGTTAGGGATGCTCGTGCCGGGAAAATACCTGAGGTTAAAAAAAGCAAGAAGGAGAATGGTGGAGCAGAAAAAGACGGAGAGGGGGAGGATAacgaggaggaagaagaaggtcTTCTTCCAGGCATCCTGAATGACAACCTCAGATTTGGCATGTTTGTCAGGGACTTGATACTGATGGTCAATGACACGGGTGCTGTGGCATATGATCCGTCAGGGAACGACTGCTTTGTAGCATCACTGTCCACACAGATTCCCAAGAACCACACCAGCCTGGTCACCAAGGAGAACCAGATTTTTGTGGCAGGAGGATTATTCCTCGATGAACAGAACAAGGAAGATCCCCTGTGCTCCTATTTCCTGCAG TATGACCCGGTCAGCGCCGATTGGCTGGGGATGCCTCCGATCCCGTCTCCCCGTTTCCTGTTCGGGCTGGCCGAGGCAGAGAACTCCATCTTTGTgttgggagggagggagctgaAGGAGCAGGAGCACACGCTGGACTCAGTTTTGGTCTACGACAGACA ATCTTTTAAATGGGGTGAATCAGAATCAATTCCTTACCCAGTTTATGGACACGCAACGATATCCCACAATGATGTTGTCTATGTGATTGGAGGAAAGGGGGACAACAA GAGCTGTCTAAGAAAGATGTGTGCATATGATGCCAAGAGATTTGAATGGAAGGAGCTTCCGTCCATGAAGATCGCACGCTCCTTATTTGGAGCCACCGTTCACAAGGACAAAATATATGTGGCAGCAGGAGTCACCGACAACGGCCTGACAGACTCTGTGGAGGTGTACGACATCGCTACCAAGAC GTGGTCAGACTTCGTAGCGTTTCCTCAGGAGCGTAGCTCTCTGAACCTGGTGTCTTCAGCTGGCTCGCTGTACGCTATAGGAGGTTTTGCCATGATGCCTTTGGAGGACAGTGAGGAGATCGTTCCCAAAGAGATGAACGATATCTGGAG GTACAATGAGTCAGAGAGAACGTGGAACGGGATCCTCAGAGAGATCCAGTACGCTTCAGGGTCCACCATTCTGGGGGTCCGCCTCAACACCCTGCGTCTCACCAAGATGTAA
- the hhatlb gene encoding hedgehog acyltransferase like, b isoform X2 — protein MCCSPRSAPCWLHRSLVYMVYGLLAVWVSMGWTYVTLILSHCILLYSISLVKIRWLCFVTGLFTLATFKCEPFVSWQAGFVEGDFELRNVLFYGGCGFTIMRCMSFALENCERKDGNYNILELLKYNFYLPFFYFGPIMTFDKFYVQANKSDLTRKEREMWNISLQGLINLGVVIVVDVLFHFMYILTIPTDMKLLKHLSDWALVGLAYFNLVYDWVKAAVMFGVINTVSRLDHLDPPKPPKCITMLYVFAETHFDRGINDWLCKYVYDYLGGKHENVLEELVATLCTFGVTILWLGPCEVVLIWAFFNCFGLNFELWTAKLFSMEPFASFEMAMSEAMSRRIRAVFNTFNFWSIVLYNILALNSLDFAKLVTKRLLLRGFPITTIIVMFMTYCLIQVIKERERRQALIDDPDPLPPAPPPNATPSPTSAPAAAASAQPVADPSKEKAE, from the exons ATGTGCTGTTCGCCAAGATCTGCTCCATGCTGGCTCCACAG GTCCTTGGTCTACATGGTGTATGGACTCCTGGCCGTGTGGGTCAGTATGGGCTGGACCTACGTCACGCTCATCCTGTCCCACTGTATCCTGCTCTACAGCATCTCCTTAGTGAAAATCCGCTGGCTTTGCTTTGTCACTGGTCTGTTTACCCTCGCTACATTCAAGTGTGAACCCTTCGTGTCCTGGCAG GCTGGATTTGTGGAGGGGGACTTCGAGCTGCGTAACGTTCTCTTCTATGGAGGTTGCGGGTTTACGATCATGCGCTGCATGAGCTTTGCTCTGGAGAACTGTGAAAGGAAAGATGGGAACTACAACATCCTGGAGCTGCTCAAGTACAACTTCTACCTCCCCTTCTTCTATTTCGGGCCCATCATGACCTTTGATAAATTTTATGTTCAA gCCAACAAGTCGGACCTGACGAGGAAAGAGCGGGAGATGTGGAATATCAGTCTGCAGGGCCTGATCAACCTGGGGGTCGTGATTGTAGTGGACGTCCTCTTCCATTTCATGTACATCCTCACCATCCCCACCGACATGAAGCTGCTGAAACACCTCTCTGACTGGGCTCTAG TGGGTCTAGCCTACTTTAACTTGGTGTATGACTGGGTAAAAGCAGCTGTCATGTTTGGAGTCATCAACACAGTATCCAGACTGGATCATCTGGACCCTCCCAAGCCACCAAAGTGCATCACTATGCTCTATGTGTTTGCTGAAAC CCACTTTGACAGAGGAATCAATGACTGGCTGTGCAA GTATGTGTATGATTACCTGGGTGGAAAGCATGAGAATGTGTTGGAGGAGCTGGTGGCTACACTGTGCACCTTTGGCGTTACCATCCTCTGGCTGGGACCCTGCGAGGTGGTGCTGATCTGGGCTTTCTTTAACTGCTTTGGCCTCAACTTTGAGCTGTGGACTGCCAAGCTCTTCTCCATGGAGCCTTTTGCTTCTTTCGAG atgGCAATGTCAGAAGCAATGTCCCGCAGGATTAGAGCCGTCTTCAATACTTTCAACTTCTGGAGTATTGTTTTGTACAACATCCTGGCACTGAACAGTTTGGACTTTGCTAAGTTGGTCACCAAACGGCTGCTTCTCAGag GCTTCCCTATAACCACCATCATCGTCATGTTTATGACCTACTGCCTGATTCAAGTGATCAAGGAGCGAGAGAGGAGACAGGCCCTTATCGATGATCCtgatcctcttcctcctgccccCCCTCCAAATGCCACCCCCAGCCCGACCAgtgctccagctgcagctgcctCTGCTCAGCCAGTCGCAGATCCCAGCAAGGAAAAAGCAGAGTAG